The following proteins are co-located in the Vibrio azureus genome:
- a CDS encoding GNAT family N-acetyltransferase, whose translation MEIVEAEKSDLDSFFAYLENQLFENGNGEVPLFQPMSREQSEIPEATKDRFIQGFSHQFGDLGWRKLWVVKDTSGSIKGHIDLRHHSDESRSHRVLLGMGVDVSCRKQGLGQRLIDAVINFCQEKAEIDWLDLCVLSDNFPAKNLYLKAGFNVVGEFRDQYRIDGLSVSETAMTKCVKNYA comes from the coding sequence ATGGAAATTGTAGAAGCAGAAAAATCGGATTTAGATTCATTCTTTGCGTATCTTGAAAATCAGCTGTTTGAAAATGGTAATGGTGAGGTTCCTCTTTTCCAGCCAATGTCCAGAGAGCAAAGTGAAATTCCAGAAGCAACAAAAGATAGGTTCATCCAAGGTTTTTCCCATCAGTTTGGCGATTTAGGCTGGAGAAAACTCTGGGTTGTAAAAGACACCTCTGGAAGTATCAAAGGTCATATTGATCTTCGCCACCACAGTGATGAAAGCCGTTCGCATCGAGTTCTACTTGGTATGGGCGTAGATGTTTCTTGCCGGAAGCAAGGTCTTGGTCAAAGGCTCATTGATGCTGTTATAAATTTTTGCCAAGAAAAAGCTGAAATTGACTGGCTTGATCTTTGTGTATTATCAGATAATTTCCCAGCAAAGAACCTCTACCTAAAAGCAGGGTTCAATGTTGTTGGAGAGTTCAGAGATCAATATAGAATCGACGGTTTGTCTGTCTCAGAAACAGCAATGACAAAATGCGTCAAAAATTACGCATAA
- a CDS encoding GNAT family N-acetyltransferase: MIVENVLPENYAEMLSVWENSVRATHDFITEEDIEFFKPIIIEQAFPAVTLRCVKNESGSIQGFVGIHESKIEMLFILNEARGHGIGKLLLQYAIEQLSVIKVDVNEQNPQAVGFYEHMGFKVVSRSPLDDMGKPFPILHMTL, translated from the coding sequence ATGATTGTAGAAAATGTGCTTCCTGAAAATTACGCAGAAATGCTTAGTGTTTGGGAAAATTCAGTCCGAGCAACTCATGACTTCATAACAGAAGAAGATATTGAGTTTTTTAAACCAATTATCATTGAGCAGGCTTTTCCTGCTGTTACGTTAAGATGTGTGAAAAATGAAAGCGGTTCAATTCAAGGTTTCGTAGGTATCCACGAGTCAAAGATTGAGATGCTTTTCATCCTAAACGAGGCAAGAGGTCACGGAATTGGTAAATTGCTACTACAATACGCAATAGAGCAGTTAAGCGTAATCAAAGTCGATGTCAACGAACAAAATCCACAGGCAGTAGGCTTCTACGAGCATATGGGTTTCAAAGTTGTTTCTCGCTCGCCACTTGATGATATGGGAAAACCTTTTCCAATTCTGCATATGACACTTTAA
- the uvrC gene encoding excinuclease ABC subunit UvrC has product MNPPFDSASFLKTVTHQPGVYRMYNADAVVIYVGKAKDLQKRLTSYFRKKVDSEKTRALVSHIAKIDVTVTHTETEALILEHNYIKQYLPKYNVLLRDDKSYPYIFISAHKHPRLSMHRGAKKRKGEYFGPYPDSRAVRETLHLLQKILPVRQCEDTVYSNRTRPCLMYQIGRCAGPCVSSLISDQDYAELVELVRLFLQGKDQQVLEQLITKMESASQQLRFEDAAKFRDQIQAIRRVQEQQFVSEDSMDDMDVLGFAQENGIACIHILMIRQGQVLGSRSHFPKIPRNTDSEEVFDSFLTQYYLSHNEARTIPTRIILSREFGDQIQALQQALSDVAGRKIQFHTSPTGTRGRYLKLANTNALTAITAKINHKMTINQRFKALRELLGKETISRMECFDISHTMGESTIASCVVFNNEGPVKQEYRRYNITGITGGDDYAAMGQALEKRYSKQLEVEKIPDIIFIDGGKGQLNRAHEIISQYWTDWPKRPTMMGIAKGVTRKPGLETLITVDGEEFNLPSDAPALHLMQHIRDESHNHAIAGHRAKRGKTRRTSVLEGIEGVGPKRRQALLKYMGGLQELKRASVEEIAKVPGISHSLAEIIFQALKQ; this is encoded by the coding sequence GTGAATCCTCCTTTCGATTCGGCTTCTTTTCTCAAAACAGTAACTCATCAGCCCGGCGTTTACAGGATGTATAACGCTGATGCTGTTGTTATTTATGTTGGGAAAGCCAAAGATTTACAAAAGCGTCTTACCAGTTACTTCAGAAAAAAAGTTGATAGCGAAAAAACGCGAGCGCTTGTCAGTCATATCGCTAAAATCGATGTAACGGTTACCCACACAGAAACAGAAGCTCTGATTCTAGAGCACAATTACATCAAGCAATATTTGCCCAAGTACAATGTCTTGCTTCGGGATGATAAGTCTTATCCGTACATTTTTATCAGTGCGCATAAACACCCGCGCTTATCCATGCATCGTGGCGCTAAAAAACGTAAAGGCGAGTACTTTGGGCCTTATCCTGACTCCAGAGCAGTACGAGAAACCTTACATTTATTACAAAAAATTCTGCCAGTTCGCCAGTGTGAAGATACCGTCTATTCAAATCGCACTCGGCCGTGTTTAATGTATCAAATTGGTCGCTGTGCAGGCCCGTGTGTCAGTTCGCTGATTTCTGACCAAGATTATGCTGAATTAGTGGAGCTTGTGCGCTTATTCTTGCAAGGTAAAGACCAGCAAGTGTTAGAACAACTCATCACTAAAATGGAGTCAGCCAGCCAACAGTTGCGCTTCGAAGATGCGGCTAAATTTCGAGATCAGATCCAAGCGATTCGACGTGTCCAAGAACAACAGTTTGTCTCCGAGGACAGCATGGATGATATGGATGTGTTGGGTTTTGCTCAAGAAAATGGCATCGCCTGTATTCATATTCTCATGATTCGTCAGGGACAAGTGCTTGGTAGCCGTAGCCATTTCCCCAAGATTCCAAGAAATACAGACTCTGAAGAGGTTTTTGATAGTTTTCTTACCCAGTATTACCTTAGCCACAATGAAGCGAGAACCATCCCAACCCGGATCATATTAAGCCGGGAATTTGGTGATCAAATTCAAGCTCTACAGCAAGCCTTGAGTGATGTAGCGGGAAGGAAGATTCAATTCCATACATCCCCAACTGGCACACGAGGTCGTTACTTGAAGTTGGCAAACACGAATGCTTTGACCGCAATAACCGCCAAAATTAATCATAAAATGACGATTAATCAGCGTTTTAAAGCGTTGAGAGAGCTTCTAGGGAAAGAGACTATTTCTCGAATGGAATGTTTTGATATTTCACATACCATGGGAGAAAGTACCATTGCTTCTTGTGTAGTTTTCAATAATGAAGGCCCTGTTAAACAAGAGTATCGGCGATATAACATTACCGGTATTACAGGAGGGGATGACTATGCAGCAATGGGCCAAGCTCTAGAAAAACGCTATTCAAAGCAATTGGAAGTAGAAAAAATACCCGACATTATTTTTATCGATGGTGGGAAAGGTCAACTCAATCGAGCTCACGAGATCATCTCACAATATTGGACGGATTGGCCTAAGCGGCCTACTATGATGGGCATTGCAAAAGGTGTCACCCGAAAGCCCGGTTTGGAGACTTTAATCACGGTTGATGGTGAAGAGTTCAATTTGCCCAGTGATGCACCTGCATTGCACTTGATGCAGCATATTCGTGATGAAAGTCATAATCACGCAATTGCAGGACATAGAGCGAAGCGAGGTAAAACTCGACGTACTAGTGTACTAGAGGGGATTGAAGGTGTGGGGCCTAAACGTCGGCAAGCTTTGCTGAAATATATGGGAGGCCTTCAAGAACTTAAGCGTGCAAGTGTTGAAGAAATCGCCAAAGTGCCAGGAATTAGTCACTCTTTGGCAGAAATTATTTTCCAAGCATTGAAACAATAA
- the pgsA gene encoding CDP-diacylglycerol--glycerol-3-phosphate 3-phosphatidyltransferase: protein MRLNIPNILSLLRLFLIPVFVVVFYLPYSWAPFASAMVFWVAGFTDWLDGMLARKLGQTSRFGAFIDPVADKVLVATALILITEHYHSIWVTIPAVTMIAREIIISALREWMAEIGKRASVAVSWIGKVKTLAQMFALWVLIWRYDDWMVWIGFGSLYIATFLTYWSMVQYLAAAKNDLLSEEHQ from the coding sequence ATGCGCTTGAATATCCCTAACATTCTATCTCTGCTGAGACTGTTCTTAATCCCAGTCTTTGTGGTTGTGTTCTATTTACCCTATTCTTGGGCACCTTTTGCTTCAGCCATGGTGTTTTGGGTTGCGGGCTTTACTGATTGGCTCGATGGCATGCTAGCTCGCAAACTTGGGCAGACCTCTCGCTTTGGCGCTTTCATTGACCCCGTCGCGGATAAAGTTCTAGTCGCAACAGCGTTGATTCTTATTACCGAGCATTACCACTCGATTTGGGTAACCATCCCTGCAGTCACGATGATTGCTCGAGAAATTATCATTTCCGCGTTGAGAGAGTGGATGGCTGAAATTGGCAAGCGTGCTAGTGTGGCTGTCTCGTGGATAGGTAAGGTGAAGACACTGGCACAAATGTTTGCTTTGTGGGTACTGATTTGGCGTTATGATGATTGGATGGTATGGATCGGCTTTGGTTCACTATACATCGCAACATTCTTAACATACTGGTCTATGGTGCAGTATTTAGCGGCAGCAAAAAATGACTTACTGAGTGAAGAGCATCAGTAG
- the uvrY gene encoding UvrY/SirA/GacA family response regulator transcription factor, protein MINVFLVDDHELVRTGIRRIIEDVRGMNVAGVADSGEEAVKWCRNNHADVILMDMNMPGIGGLEATKKILRMSPDVKIIVLTVHTENPFPTKVMQAGASGYLTKGACPDEMVNAIRVVNSGQRYISPEIAQQIALSQFSSSSENPFKDLSERELQIMMMITKGQKVTDISEQLNLSPKTVNSYRYRLFSKLGINGDVELTHLAIRHGMLDAETL, encoded by the coding sequence TTGATAAATGTTTTCCTTGTAGATGATCACGAGCTGGTTCGCACAGGGATAAGACGTATCATTGAAGACGTCCGTGGAATGAATGTAGCAGGGGTAGCTGACAGCGGTGAAGAAGCTGTGAAATGGTGTCGCAATAATCATGCTGATGTCATTTTAATGGATATGAATATGCCGGGTATCGGTGGACTGGAAGCCACCAAGAAGATTTTACGTATGAGCCCTGATGTTAAAATTATTGTTTTGACGGTACATACAGAAAATCCTTTTCCGACTAAAGTTATGCAAGCTGGAGCATCAGGCTACCTGACTAAAGGAGCTTGCCCAGATGAGATGGTGAACGCCATTCGAGTTGTGAATAGTGGTCAGCGTTATATCTCGCCAGAAATTGCTCAGCAAATTGCGTTGAGTCAGTTTTCATCATCTTCTGAAAACCCCTTCAAGGATCTTTCAGAGCGTGAGCTTCAGATCATGATGATGATTACCAAAGGTCAGAAAGTAACGGACATTTCTGAGCAACTTAATTTAAGCCCTAAGACGGTCAATAGTTATCGTTACCGTTTATTTAGCAAATTGGGGATTAATGGTGATGTTGAGTTAACGCACTTAGCCATTCGCCATGGGATGTTAGACGCCGAGACTCTCTAG
- a CDS encoding MarR family winged helix-turn-helix transcriptional regulator translates to MSNSSPFKHDAADDSIGFLIWKMTTLWQRKLILVLKRFGITQTQFAILASLKWFQDKEKLATQTNLVEHTKIDKMTLSKAIRKLELNGLVERSSSVLDARNTNVQLTTEGENLIVKAIFAVENTDDDFFSCLTESQLKHYKSLTSLLIKSNTL, encoded by the coding sequence ATGTCTAACTCATCCCCTTTTAAGCATGACGCAGCAGATGACAGTATAGGTTTTTTAATTTGGAAAATGACTACGCTGTGGCAAAGAAAATTGATTTTAGTATTAAAAAGATTTGGAATTACTCAAACTCAATTTGCCATTCTAGCTTCATTAAAGTGGTTTCAAGATAAAGAAAAATTAGCTACTCAAACTAATTTAGTTGAGCACACCAAGATTGATAAAATGACACTATCGAAAGCAATTCGAAAGCTAGAGTTGAATGGTTTAGTCGAACGTTCCTCCTCAGTCCTTGATGCTCGAAATACTAATGTTCAATTAACAACTGAAGGAGAAAATTTAATCGTTAAAGCTATCTTTGCTGTTGAAAATACTGATGACGATTTTTTTTCTTGCTTAACCGAGAGTCAACTTAAACACTATAAATCCCTGACATCATTACTAATAAAAAGTAATACTTTATAA
- a CDS encoding HI1450 family dsDNA-mimic protein: MSDLISYDDVIDAAYDIFLEMAPDNLEPADVILFTAQFEDRGAAELVETGDDWIEHVGFEIDKEVYAEVRIGLVNEENDVLDDVFARMLISRDPEHKFCHMLWKRD, encoded by the coding sequence ATGTCTGACTTGATTTCTTACGATGATGTCATCGACGCCGCTTATGATATTTTTCTTGAGATGGCTCCTGATAATCTAGAACCTGCAGATGTCATTTTGTTTACAGCACAATTTGAAGACAGAGGTGCTGCAGAGCTTGTCGAAACCGGTGATGACTGGATTGAACACGTTGGCTTCGAGATCGATAAAGAAGTGTATGCCGAAGTGCGTATCGGTTTAGTTAATGAGGAAAACGACGTATTGGACGACGTTTTCGCTCGTATGCTGATCAGTCGTGACCCAGAGCATAAGTTCTGCCACATGCTTTGGAAACGTGACTAA
- a CDS encoding SRPBCC family protein: MWIKTTSLIVNGLSADKVWKVWTDVNQWHTWQDDIEYAKLEGEFKAETVLKFKPIGGPKINIDLIEVKENSMFTDLTKFPLARMYDSHELVEHGNQLEIRSTLKIEGPLSWLWKKLVAENVASGMDKQLARLVERSQNV; the protein is encoded by the coding sequence GTGTGGATAAAAACAACAAGCTTGATCGTTAACGGATTAAGTGCGGATAAAGTTTGGAAAGTGTGGACTGATGTCAACCAATGGCATACCTGGCAAGATGATATTGAGTACGCAAAACTTGAAGGCGAATTTAAAGCAGAGACTGTATTAAAGTTTAAGCCTATAGGAGGACCAAAGATCAACATAGATCTAATAGAAGTTAAAGAGAACTCAATGTTCACAGACTTGACTAAGTTCCCTCTTGCAAGAATGTATGATTCTCACGAACTAGTAGAACACGGTAATCAATTGGAAATAAGATCAACACTAAAAATCGAAGGTCCACTATCTTGGTTATGGAAGAAACTGGTTGCTGAAAATGTAGCAAGTGGAATGGATAAGCAATTAGCTCGATTGGTTGAGAGGAGTCAAAATGTCTAA
- a CDS encoding EVE domain-containing protein: MKKFWCGVVSREHIKLGVAGGFCQVCHGKSAPLNRMSVGDGIVFYSPTLEFKGKEKCQKFTAIGQVTGEGSYKFQMTPNFVPYRRDITYINGKEIAIHPMLDQLEFTAGNRNWGFKLRSGHFELSQYDFLTIGQRMLGLSTLTEVFNLYGGTASNIPHQGELWNDLNL, from the coding sequence TTGAAGAAATTTTGGTGTGGTGTTGTTTCTCGTGAGCACATTAAGTTAGGAGTAGCTGGAGGGTTTTGCCAAGTATGCCATGGTAAATCGGCCCCTTTGAATAGAATGTCAGTTGGTGACGGGATCGTTTTTTACTCACCCACGCTTGAATTCAAGGGTAAGGAAAAATGTCAGAAGTTTACAGCCATTGGTCAAGTTACAGGAGAAGGTAGCTATAAGTTTCAAATGACGCCAAACTTCGTTCCATACCGCAGAGATATTACATATATAAACGGCAAGGAAATAGCAATTCATCCAATGCTCGATCAGTTAGAATTTACCGCTGGCAATAGAAACTGGGGTTTTAAATTAAGGTCTGGTCACTTTGAGCTATCGCAGTACGATTTCCTTACTATAGGGCAGAGAATGTTGGGCCTTTCTACATTGACTGAGGTCTTTAACTTGTATGGTGGGACAGCATCAAATATTCCACATCAGGGTGAATTATGGAATGATCTAAACCTGTAA
- a CDS encoding nucleotidyltransferase domain-containing protein: MPLSIIDSQQPFQPEFEPLIQEILRYLKSGLGSNLHSVYVYGSVARKTAVVGKSNLDVIVVTKSSFENNRASLLNTIKWRAQQGYPYVKGVSIRTATVREVANLDSLFTWGFLLKHCTHCVYGDNLAECFGDYVPSWEIAKHWNMDVAEWLTVYRGKIAQAQSIDALVFAQTIIAKKLLRAAYSLVMYRDKRWFDDPVECGEIFLIYHPEKQVEIERLEILLSGRHVPKRSVIGLIDSFGEWLVKQYQKTEFRIG, encoded by the coding sequence ATGCCTCTCTCTATCATCGATTCGCAACAACCTTTTCAGCCAGAATTTGAACCTCTTATTCAAGAAATTCTGCGATACTTAAAAAGTGGGCTTGGCTCTAATCTGCACAGTGTCTATGTGTATGGTAGTGTTGCACGCAAAACGGCCGTGGTTGGTAAGTCTAATCTTGACGTTATTGTGGTGACCAAATCAAGCTTTGAAAACAATCGAGCCTCGTTACTTAACACCATCAAATGGCGTGCCCAGCAAGGATACCCCTACGTTAAAGGGGTGTCGATACGAACGGCAACGGTCAGGGAAGTCGCGAATCTTGATAGCCTGTTTACATGGGGTTTTTTACTCAAACATTGCACTCATTGTGTTTATGGAGATAACTTGGCTGAGTGCTTTGGCGACTATGTGCCAAGTTGGGAAATTGCCAAACATTGGAATATGGACGTTGCAGAGTGGTTAACCGTATACCGAGGTAAAATTGCCCAAGCACAAAGTATTGATGCATTAGTCTTTGCGCAAACCATTATCGCTAAAAAATTGCTCCGTGCCGCCTATTCGTTGGTGATGTACCGTGATAAACGTTGGTTTGATGATCCTGTTGAGTGTGGCGAGATATTCTTAATCTATCATCCGGAGAAGCAAGTTGAGATAGAGCGACTCGAGATTTTACTCTCTGGACGTCATGTGCCTAAACGTTCTGTGATTGGTTTAATTGATAGCTTTGGCGAATGGCTGGTGAAACAATATCAAAAAACCGAGTTTCGAATCGGCTAA
- the yeiP gene encoding elongation factor P-like protein YeiP: protein MPKASEIKKGFAIESNGKTLLVKDIEVTTPGGRGGAKIYKMRCTDLNTGSRVDERFKSDDVVETVDMNKRAVVYSYADGDEHIFMDNEDYSQYTFKHNEIEDDMLFINEDTQGIHIILVNGSAVGIELPSSVELVIEETDPSIKGASASARTKPARFASGLVIQVPEYIATGDRVIVNTTERKYMSRA from the coding sequence ATGCCAAAGGCAAGTGAAATCAAAAAAGGCTTCGCCATCGAATCTAATGGTAAAACGCTTTTAGTTAAAGACATCGAAGTGACAACTCCAGGCGGTCGTGGCGGTGCAAAAATCTATAAGATGCGTTGTACAGATTTAAACACGGGTTCTCGTGTAGACGAGCGCTTTAAGTCTGATGATGTAGTCGAAACCGTGGATATGAATAAACGTGCGGTTGTGTACTCATACGCTGATGGTGATGAGCATATCTTTATGGACAATGAAGACTACTCACAATACACGTTCAAGCACAACGAAATAGAAGATGACATGCTCTTCATCAACGAAGACACTCAAGGTATTCATATCATCTTAGTTAATGGTTCAGCGGTAGGCATTGAGCTACCCTCTTCTGTAGAACTTGTTATTGAAGAAACCGACCCTTCGATTAAGGGAGCCTCTGCTTCTGCACGTACCAAGCCAGCACGCTTTGCTTCCGGTTTAGTGATTCAAGTTCCTGAATACATCGCAACCGGTGATCGTGTTATCGTCAACACGACCGAACGCAAGTACATGAGCCGAGCATAG
- a CDS encoding DJ-1/PfpI family protein — MYKVGIVLFDDFTDVDFFLMYDLLGRTTDSWDVRILGTKAEHNSQLGITVKTNGHISEVKDQDVVLITSGYRGIPAVLQDENFMSVLKLNPKKQLIGSICAGSFILHELGLLNDKKLTTNPHAKATLESMGGDVQDLPLVIEGNIATAGGCLSLMYLVGWLAERLFDSNKRKSIQDQLIPAGQSELFEELISSTIQSAQSTSTYK, encoded by the coding sequence ATGTATAAAGTTGGCATTGTTTTATTTGATGATTTTACTGATGTAGATTTCTTTCTTATGTATGACTTGCTCGGTCGAACAACTGATAGCTGGGATGTGAGAATATTAGGCACAAAGGCAGAGCATAACTCGCAACTTGGAATTACAGTAAAGACTAATGGCCATATATCTGAGGTTAAAGATCAAGATGTTGTTTTGATTACTAGTGGTTATCGCGGAATTCCAGCTGTACTGCAAGACGAAAACTTCATGTCAGTTTTAAAGCTTAACCCTAAAAAACAATTGATAGGTTCTATATGTGCAGGGTCCTTTATCTTACACGAGCTTGGTTTACTGAATGATAAAAAATTAACAACGAATCCACACGCGAAAGCTACGCTGGAAAGTATGGGAGGAGATGTTCAAGATCTACCTCTCGTTATTGAAGGCAATATAGCTACAGCTGGAGGCTGTCTTTCATTAATGTACCTAGTCGGGTGGTTAGCAGAAAGGTTGTTTGATTCAAATAAACGTAAAAGCATACAAGATCAGTTAATTCCAGCTGGGCAATCTGAGCTATTTGAAGAACTTATTTCCTCAACTATTCAGTCTGCTCAATCCACTAGTACATATAAATAG
- a CDS encoding DNA polymerase II produces the protein MNINQGFLLTRQARDLNGQTQIELWLATDDGPAQLLIQGEKPVFFIEQSALERVKQLALSHNVATEVRPLPLKTFDHLPLAACYTKTSKESLALQDLLTHNDLVHYEGDIRLADRYLMERFIKGGVEFTGIEKKQHGFTKVNNAKCRSGDYQPKLNIVSLDLECSEKGILYSIGLDSPMDSRVIMVGEEEPSHTCIQWVKDEKALLKALIDWFKKFDPDVIIGWNVIDFDFRLLHKRAEWHNIKLSIGRADQASFFRLSAQSQQGFISIPGRVVLDGIDTLKTATYHFHSWSLESVAQELLGEGKAIQNVHDRMDEINRMFRSDKPSLAKYNLQDCILVNRIFAHTHLLDFAIERSRLTGVELDRIGGSVAAFTNLYLPQIHRIGYIAPNLHPENWIASPGGYVMDSIPNLYDSVLVLDFKSLYPSIIRSFLIDPVGLVEGLQLEIGNQKDQAIPGFRGGQFDRNKHFLPEMIEKLWAARDVAKKNNEKAFSQAIKIIMNSFYGVLGSSGCRFFDTRLASSITMRGHEIMKQTKVLIEEQGYQVIYGDTDSTFVSLNGTYNQIEADKIGHQLVAYINQWWNKFLSEEYNLTSILELEYETHYRKFLMPTIRGSETGSKKRYAGLIGEGAQEKLVFKGLESARTDWTALAQTFQNTLYNMIFHGEDPTDYIRETVEKTNSGEFDPQLVYRKRLRRKLHEYQKNIPPQVRAARLADEINAKLGRKLQYQNKGRIEYVITLNGPEPLEYLQSSINYQHYIDKQLKPIADAILPFVGLDFERLSAPQLGLF, from the coding sequence TTGAATATCAACCAAGGCTTTCTACTGACTCGCCAAGCTAGAGACCTCAACGGCCAAACACAGATTGAGCTTTGGTTAGCCACAGACGATGGTCCGGCTCAGTTGCTTATTCAGGGTGAGAAGCCCGTATTTTTTATCGAACAATCTGCGCTTGAAAGAGTGAAACAATTAGCGCTCTCTCATAACGTCGCCACAGAGGTTCGCCCTCTTCCACTCAAAACCTTTGACCATTTACCATTGGCAGCTTGCTACACAAAAACATCAAAAGAATCATTAGCCTTACAAGATCTCCTCACACATAACGACCTCGTGCATTACGAAGGTGATATTCGTTTGGCCGATCGTTATCTGATGGAACGATTTATCAAAGGTGGCGTTGAATTTACTGGTATTGAAAAGAAGCAACACGGATTTACAAAAGTAAACAACGCCAAATGCCGCAGTGGTGATTACCAACCTAAACTGAACATCGTATCTCTGGACTTAGAATGTTCTGAAAAAGGGATCTTATATTCAATTGGTCTGGATAGCCCGATGGATTCTCGTGTCATCATGGTCGGTGAAGAAGAACCTTCTCACACTTGTATCCAATGGGTCAAAGATGAAAAAGCGTTGCTCAAGGCGTTAATTGATTGGTTCAAAAAATTCGACCCCGATGTGATCATTGGCTGGAATGTCATTGATTTTGACTTTCGTTTGCTGCATAAACGAGCGGAATGGCACAACATAAAATTGAGTATAGGTCGAGCAGACCAAGCCAGCTTCTTTCGCCTTTCAGCCCAAAGTCAGCAAGGTTTCATTTCAATCCCAGGCCGAGTTGTATTGGATGGTATCGATACACTCAAAACCGCCACCTATCATTTTCATTCTTGGTCACTAGAATCCGTCGCACAAGAGCTACTTGGGGAAGGGAAAGCCATCCAAAATGTTCATGATAGGATGGATGAAATCAACCGCATGTTTCGGTCCGACAAGCCTTCTCTTGCCAAATACAATCTTCAAGATTGCATTTTGGTTAATCGTATTTTTGCACACACTCATTTACTCGATTTTGCAATCGAACGTTCACGTTTAACTGGCGTTGAACTCGATCGTATCGGCGGCTCCGTAGCGGCGTTTACCAATCTGTATCTGCCCCAGATTCACCGAATTGGCTACATCGCCCCGAATTTACATCCTGAAAATTGGATCGCGAGCCCTGGCGGATATGTGATGGACTCCATCCCTAATCTTTATGACTCGGTGTTAGTTCTGGACTTTAAAAGCCTTTATCCTTCGATAATTCGCTCTTTCTTGATTGATCCAGTCGGGCTTGTAGAAGGCTTGCAACTTGAGATTGGTAATCAAAAAGATCAAGCAATACCGGGCTTTCGAGGTGGTCAGTTCGATCGTAACAAACATTTTTTGCCAGAAATGATCGAAAAACTATGGGCAGCTCGTGATGTCGCGAAAAAAAATAACGAAAAAGCATTTTCTCAAGCCATAAAGATCATCATGAACTCTTTTTATGGTGTGCTGGGGTCATCTGGGTGCCGATTCTTTGATACTCGGCTTGCTTCAAGTATTACCATGCGTGGCCATGAAATCATGAAACAAACCAAAGTCCTCATTGAAGAGCAAGGGTATCAAGTCATTTATGGTGATACTGATTCGACGTTTGTCTCACTTAATGGCACCTATAACCAAATTGAGGCCGATAAGATCGGGCACCAGTTGGTGGCCTATATCAACCAATGGTGGAACAAATTCCTTAGTGAAGAATATAACCTCACCTCGATTCTCGAATTAGAATATGAAACCCATTACCGGAAGTTTTTGATGCCGACCATCCGTGGTTCAGAAACCGGTTCTAAAAAGCGCTATGCCGGATTAATCGGCGAAGGTGCACAAGAAAAGTTGGTTTTTAAAGGTTTAGAGAGTGCTCGAACCGATTGGACCGCCTTAGCACAAACGTTTCAAAACACGCTCTACAATATGATTTTTCATGGTGAAGACCCAACCGACTACATACGTGAAACGGTAGAGAAAACCAATAGCGGTGAATTTGATCCGCAATTAGTCTATCGAAAGCGCCTGCGAAGAAAACTGCATGAATATCAGAAAAATATCCCACCACAAGTTAGAGCTGCTCGGTTGGCCGATGAAATCAATGCTAAATTAGGTCGCAAACTCCAATATCAAAATAAAGGTCGAATCGAGTATGTGATCACCTTGAATGGGCCAGAGCCATTAGAATATCTGCAAAGCTCAATCAACTATCAACATTATATTGATAAGCAATTAAAGCCGATCGCAGATGCTATATTACCGTTTGTTGGTCTGGATTTTGAGCGATTGTCAGCTCCGCAGTTAGGTTTATTTTAA